A genomic segment from Orrella daihaiensis encodes:
- the nadD gene encoding nicotinate (nicotinamide) nucleotide adenylyltransferase, which yields MMRIGLLGGSFDPVHKAHIELAKTALRDLALDQVQLLPARQPWQKPILSASCEDRLAMVEMAISDTPGLSVNPVELNRPGKTYTIDTLTTLPADHDYFWILGSDQLQNFPTWHRWQDIASLVTLVVAHRPGAVLLLPDELQKQVDAGQAHVQVLNFRPMDISASHLRHAIKAGESTEHWLDPRVAAYIADNHLYQSEDKP from the coding sequence CTGATGCGTATCGGATTACTCGGCGGCAGCTTTGATCCGGTGCATAAGGCGCATATCGAGCTCGCCAAAACCGCCCTGCGTGACCTGGCGTTGGACCAAGTGCAATTGTTGCCGGCGCGCCAGCCCTGGCAAAAGCCGATCCTGTCAGCCAGTTGCGAGGACAGGCTGGCCATGGTGGAGATGGCCATCAGCGACACCCCTGGTCTAAGCGTCAATCCGGTTGAGCTGAATCGGCCCGGTAAAACCTACACGATCGACACCTTGACCACATTGCCTGCGGATCATGACTATTTCTGGATTCTAGGGTCAGACCAGCTACAAAACTTCCCCACATGGCATCGCTGGCAAGACATTGCCAGTTTAGTGACGTTGGTTGTGGCGCATCGTCCTGGGGCCGTGCTGCTACTGCCGGACGAGCTCCAAAAGCAGGTAGATGCTGGTCAGGCCCACGTCCAGGTGCTTAATTTTAGGCCGATGGATATATCTGCCAGCCATTTGCGCCATGCAATTAAAGCCGGCGAGTCGACAGAACATTGGCTCGATCCGAGGGTGGCTGCCTACATTGCAGACAACCATCTTTATCAATCTGAAGACAAGCCTTAA
- the hemF gene encoding oxygen-dependent coproporphyrinogen oxidase encodes MTEHNPHAITQAADVPRVHSYLINLQNTIVNALQTVDGNAFAIDEWTREQGGGGISRYLEGGTVFERAGVLFSHVKGDTLPASATAHRPNVAGRCWEAMGVSMVLHPDNPYVPTTHMNVRMFVAYAKPDSGENDIFWFGGGMDLTPYYVFEEDACHFHQTCKTALDLHDHSLYPAYKQWCDEYFYLKHRQETRGIGGVFFDDLSDRGFEGSFAVMRAVGDAFIDAYLPIVERRRSMPYSVREKDFQRYRRGRYVEFNLVFDRGTLFGLQSGGRTESILLSMPPEVTWRYNWHPEAGSPESRLYDYLKPRNWV; translated from the coding sequence ATGACTGAGCACAACCCGCACGCGATAACCCAGGCAGCCGATGTGCCCCGTGTACATTCCTACCTGATCAATTTGCAAAATACCATCGTCAATGCCCTTCAAACGGTGGACGGCAACGCCTTTGCGATAGATGAATGGACGCGTGAGCAAGGCGGCGGCGGTATCTCTCGCTATCTCGAGGGTGGCACTGTGTTCGAGCGTGCCGGCGTGTTGTTTAGTCATGTCAAAGGCGATACGCTGCCCGCGTCCGCCACAGCCCACCGCCCCAACGTGGCGGGCCGTTGCTGGGAGGCCATGGGCGTATCCATGGTGCTGCACCCAGACAATCCCTATGTGCCCACGACACATATGAACGTGCGCATGTTTGTGGCGTACGCCAAGCCCGATTCTGGGGAGAATGACATATTCTGGTTCGGTGGCGGTATGGATTTAACCCCCTACTATGTGTTTGAAGAAGACGCCTGCCACTTTCACCAGACCTGTAAAACTGCGCTTGATCTTCACGATCACTCACTGTATCCGGCCTACAAGCAGTGGTGTGACGAATATTTTTATCTCAAACACCGGCAAGAAACACGGGGGATAGGTGGTGTGTTCTTTGACGACCTGAGTGATCGCGGTTTCGAGGGTTCATTTGCCGTGATGCGCGCGGTTGGTGACGCTTTTATTGACGCTTACCTCCCAATCGTCGAGCGTCGGCGCTCAATGCCATACAGCGTACGAGAAAAGGACTTTCAAAGATATCGTCGTGGACGCTACGTCGAATTCAATCTCGTGTTTGATCGCGGAACGCTATTTGGGCTCCAATCGGGCGGTCGGACTGAATCGATCCTACTTTCTATGCCCCCTGAGGTAACTTGGCGTTATAACTGGCATCCGGAAGCTGGCAGCCCCGAATCTCGTCTGTATGATTACCTCAAACCCAGGAATTGGGTCTGA
- the purD gene encoding phosphoribosylamine--glycine ligase, with product MHKLLVIGSGGREHALTWALLRSPKVSHVYVAPGNGATASMAKVTNVALSSPTELAKFAKDHDVYLTVVGPEAPLAAGVVDAFQAQGLRIFGPTQACAQLESSKDYAKAFMKRHGIPTAAYETFTDPAAAHAYIDAQGAPIVIKADGLAAGKGVVVATTLDQAHAAVDSMLGDGSLGAAGARVVIEACLTGEEASFIIMADGKHILPLASSQDHKRLGDGDQGPNTGGMGAYSPAPVVSATIHDRIMREVILPTISGMQADGLPYTGFLYAGVMIGDGDDATRSIDVLEFNCRMGDPETQPILMRLRSDLLEALDAAVDGRLNEITLDWDPRTALGVVMASAGYPAKARTGDVITDSGADKDHKDVVVFHAGTSLQDQKLVTSGGRVLCVTALGDTVQAARELAYSRLGSIKFDGAQYRNDIAWRALTS from the coding sequence ATGCACAAACTGTTAGTGATTGGCTCAGGCGGCCGAGAACATGCCTTGACCTGGGCGCTATTGCGCTCCCCAAAGGTCAGTCATGTGTATGTCGCGCCAGGTAACGGCGCAACAGCCAGTATGGCCAAAGTCACCAACGTGGCGTTGTCATCCCCGACTGAGCTTGCCAAGTTTGCTAAGGACCATGATGTGTACCTTACTGTCGTCGGACCCGAGGCGCCATTGGCGGCAGGCGTGGTGGACGCTTTTCAAGCGCAAGGTTTACGCATTTTTGGCCCTACCCAAGCATGCGCCCAACTCGAAAGCTCAAAAGATTACGCCAAGGCCTTCATGAAGCGTCACGGCATTCCAACAGCAGCTTATGAAACGTTCACGGATCCGGCAGCAGCACATGCCTATATCGATGCACAAGGCGCCCCGATCGTTATCAAAGCCGATGGCTTGGCAGCCGGTAAAGGTGTGGTGGTTGCAACAACGCTCGATCAAGCCCACGCAGCCGTGGACAGCATGTTGGGTGATGGCAGCTTGGGAGCCGCGGGCGCAAGGGTTGTGATAGAGGCCTGCCTGACTGGAGAAGAGGCCAGCTTTATCATCATGGCTGATGGCAAACACATTTTGCCGCTAGCCAGCAGCCAGGATCACAAACGTCTAGGCGACGGCGATCAAGGCCCCAACACGGGTGGCATGGGAGCTTATTCGCCAGCACCCGTGGTGAGTGCAACGATTCACGATCGAATCATGCGTGAAGTCATCCTGCCAACCATCTCAGGTATGCAAGCAGATGGCTTACCCTACACCGGCTTCTTGTACGCAGGCGTCATGATTGGCGATGGCGATGATGCCACTCGCTCAATCGATGTGCTGGAATTCAACTGTCGCATGGGTGACCCTGAGACTCAACCCATACTAATGCGCCTGCGCTCGGACTTGCTAGAAGCACTGGATGCCGCGGTAGACGGCAGACTGAACGAAATCACGCTCGACTGGGATCCTCGCACTGCACTGGGCGTTGTAATGGCAAGCGCTGGCTACCCTGCCAAAGCTCGCACAGGAGACGTGATCACTGATTCAGGCGCTGATAAAGATCACAAAGACGTGGTTGTCTTTCATGCCGGCACATCACTACAAGACCAGAAGTTGGTCACTTCGGGTGGTCGGGTACTTTGCGTTACAGCCCTCGGTGACACCGTTCAGGCGGCTCGCGAGCTTGCCTACTCAAGGCTTGGAAGCATCAAGTTTGATGGTGCTCAATATCGCAACGATATCGCTTGGCGAGCACTGACATCATGA
- a CDS encoding YebC/PmpR family DNA-binding transcriptional regulator — protein MAGHSKWANIQHRKGRQDAKRGKLWTKIIREITVAARAGGPDPEANPRLRLAWDKATAANMPKDNIQRAIARGAGTGEGDNYDEIRYEGYGISGAAVIVDCMTDNRTRTVAEVRHAFTKHGGNLGQDGCVAFMFRHVGQFLFAPGTSEDDVMEVALEAGADDIVTDEEGVIEVICEPGKFGSVKAALDAKGLTADMADVIMKPENEVELTGEDAIKMQKLLDALEGLDDVQEVYTNAVLPAQD, from the coding sequence ATGGCAGGTCACAGTAAATGGGCGAACATTCAGCATCGCAAGGGCCGGCAGGACGCCAAGCGAGGCAAGCTCTGGACTAAAATCATCCGCGAAATCACGGTCGCGGCTCGCGCAGGTGGCCCAGATCCAGAGGCCAACCCTCGCCTCAGACTGGCGTGGGATAAGGCTACCGCCGCTAATATGCCAAAGGATAATATCCAGAGAGCGATTGCACGCGGCGCTGGCACTGGCGAAGGTGACAATTATGATGAAATCCGCTACGAAGGCTATGGCATCAGCGGTGCGGCCGTTATTGTTGACTGCATGACAGACAACCGAACGCGTACTGTGGCTGAGGTACGGCATGCTTTTACCAAGCACGGTGGAAATCTGGGGCAAGATGGTTGCGTGGCGTTTATGTTTCGCCATGTCGGTCAATTTCTATTTGCACCGGGAACCTCAGAAGATGACGTGATGGAAGTTGCGCTAGAGGCTGGTGCTGATGACATCGTGACTGATGAAGAGGGGGTTATTGAGGTTATTTGTGAACCTGGCAAGTTCGGTAGCGTCAAAGCCGCGCTAGACGCCAAGGGACTGACCGCCGACATGGCCGATGTCATCATGAAACCAGAAAACGAGGTAGAACTTACCGGTGAAGATGCCATCAAAATGCAAAAACTGCTCGATGCGCTAGAGGGCCTAGATGATGTACAAGAGGTCTACACCAACGCCGTTCTGCCAGCCCAAGACTGA
- a CDS encoding quinone oxidoreductase family protein, with the protein MSTLTKAIRIEQHGGPEVLQLVEIAVPAPAEHEITIRQRAVGLNFIDIYFRTGLYKSPLPHGLGFEGAGEVIGVGKGVKRFKVGDRVAYGQSPIGAYAGVRNVPAAQVVHLPKGISFEDAAAMMLKGLTVQYLFRQTYRLQGGETILFHAAAGGVGLIACQWAKALGVKLIGTASSDEKTALAKKHGAWQVINYSKENVVQRVAELTKGKKVPVVYDGVGKDTWETSLDCLQPRGLMVSFGNASGAVDGVNLGILAAKGSLYVTRPTLAAYVPTPEKMQAAADELFELVLAKKIKMQIDQRYTLEQAAQAQTALKARMTTGASIFVFE; encoded by the coding sequence ATGAGTACCCTGACAAAAGCCATTCGTATTGAACAGCACGGAGGACCCGAGGTCCTGCAACTCGTTGAGATCGCAGTGCCTGCACCGGCTGAGCATGAAATCACGATCCGTCAACGAGCCGTCGGCCTTAATTTCATCGACATTTATTTCCGAACAGGGTTGTACAAGTCGCCTTTGCCTCATGGTCTCGGTTTCGAGGGGGCTGGTGAAGTGATTGGGGTAGGTAAGGGTGTCAAGCGTTTCAAGGTCGGTGACCGGGTTGCTTATGGTCAAAGCCCAATCGGTGCGTACGCAGGGGTGCGCAATGTGCCGGCGGCTCAAGTGGTCCACTTGCCCAAGGGTATCTCGTTTGAGGATGCCGCTGCCATGATGCTTAAAGGCTTGACGGTTCAGTACCTGTTTCGCCAAACCTATCGTCTTCAAGGTGGCGAGACAATTCTGTTTCATGCAGCCGCCGGGGGTGTGGGCTTGATTGCGTGCCAGTGGGCCAAGGCTTTGGGTGTCAAACTAATTGGCACAGCTTCAAGCGACGAAAAAACAGCGCTGGCCAAAAAGCATGGCGCATGGCAGGTGATTAATTACAGCAAAGAGAATGTGGTGCAACGAGTCGCTGAGCTGACCAAAGGCAAAAAAGTACCGGTTGTTTATGATGGTGTCGGTAAAGACACTTGGGAGACCTCACTCGATTGTTTGCAGCCACGCGGCTTGATGGTGAGTTTTGGGAATGCCTCGGGTGCTGTGGATGGTGTGAACTTGGGTATTTTGGCAGCTAAGGGATCACTCTATGTGACCCGTCCCACGCTTGCGGCTTATGTGCCCACGCCTGAAAAAATGCAAGCCGCTGCCGATGAGCTGTTTGAATTGGTATTAGCTAAAAAGATCAAGATGCAGATCGATCAACGTTACACACTTGAACAGGCCGCCCAAGCGCAGACGGCATTGAAGGCCCGAATGACAACTGGGGCTTCGATTTTTGTATTTGAATAA
- a CDS encoding class 1 fructose-bisphosphatase, translating to MSKKRTSLTQYLVEKQRTDKALPAELRLLIEIVSRACKTISHSVSKGALGGVLGSLEQENVQGEIQKKLDVISNEVLLEANEWGGHLAAMASEEMEAIHRIPNRYPKGEYLLMYDPLDGSSNIDVNVSIGTIFSVLQAPPSASGRDITEEDFLQPGHTQVAAGYAIYGPQTMLVLTVGEGVVGFTLDREMGSWVLTHENMQIPEDTQEFAINMSNVRHWAPPMKRYIDECLAGKDGARGKNFNMRWIASMVADVHRLMMRGGIFMYPWDAREPNKPGKLRLMYEANPMAMLVEQAGGMATDGRRRILDIEPKGMHERVSVMLGSKNEVARVTQYHLEADQA from the coding sequence ATGTCTAAGAAAAGAACCTCCCTGACCCAGTATCTTGTTGAGAAGCAGCGTACCGACAAGGCACTTCCGGCAGAACTCAGACTCTTGATCGAGATCGTTTCTCGGGCCTGCAAAACGATCAGTCATTCAGTCAGCAAAGGGGCTCTTGGCGGCGTGCTCGGTAGCCTTGAGCAAGAGAACGTTCAGGGTGAGATCCAGAAAAAACTCGATGTCATCTCCAATGAGGTACTACTGGAAGCCAACGAATGGGGTGGTCATCTAGCGGCCATGGCATCTGAAGAAATGGAGGCCATTCACCGTATCCCCAACCGCTACCCCAAAGGGGAATACCTGTTGATGTACGACCCACTCGATGGGTCGTCAAACATCGACGTGAATGTTTCAATCGGGACTATTTTCTCGGTGCTACAAGCACCACCAAGCGCATCTGGGCGAGACATCACTGAGGAAGACTTTCTGCAACCCGGTCACACACAAGTCGCTGCCGGTTATGCGATCTACGGTCCACAGACCATGCTGGTATTAACAGTTGGCGAAGGGGTGGTTGGCTTTACCCTGGATCGAGAAATGGGCTCCTGGGTGCTTACACACGAGAACATGCAAATTCCAGAAGATACACAGGAATTCGCGATCAATATGTCCAATGTTCGCCATTGGGCACCCCCGATGAAGCGCTACATCGATGAATGCTTAGCGGGCAAAGATGGCGCGCGCGGCAAAAACTTCAACATGCGCTGGATCGCATCCATGGTGGCAGACGTACATCGCCTCATGATGCGGGGCGGTATCTTCATGTACCCTTGGGACGCTCGAGAACCCAACAAGCCCGGTAAATTGCGACTCATGTACGAGGCTAACCCCATGGCAATGCTGGTGGAACAAGCCGGTGGCATGGCCACTGATGGGCGTCGGCGCATTCTAGACATCGAACCCAAAGGCATGCACGAACGAGTCAGCGTCATGCTCGGCTCAAAAAATGAAGTTGCTCGTGTGACGCAATACCATCTTGAGGCTGACCAGGCTTAA
- the pepN gene encoding aminopeptidase N, whose product MTVYRNDYQPFPYHIPTVALQFDLDPEATRVTSLLSVTRRDGVAAHTPLRLDAEDLEFVSVSLNGQPCAPDRFVVDDTSLTVLDLPSSCEIEIVCITQPAQNTSLMGLYVSGHSLFTQCEAEGFRRITYFADRPDVMSTYSVTLRANRSQYPVLLSNGNLVEETNLDDGRHECKWHDPFPKPCYLFALVAGEFDLRQQQTYTRSGKAVTLQIYSDPGTFDRTEWAMQSLERSVRWDESRFGLELDLDRFMIVAARDFNMGAMENKGLNIFNAAYVLADPETATDANYQAIEAVIGHEYFHNWTGNRVTCRDWFQLSLKEGLTVFRDQEFTADMLAEGLDETSAASARAVKRIDDVIMLRAAQFPEDAGPMAHPIRPESFEEISNFYTATVYEKGAEVIRMMHTLLGEQTFQSGMQEYFRRHDGQAVTCDDYVSSLEWALQAEHPNRNLDVFRRWYSQAGTPHVNVELSHGPEDATLTLSQRCEMVGVEKSTGFAKQPFHIPLRIGAIGADGSKRYLSVHAEGEQAVQTGESVLLELTQTQQSWRISGLIKNDILSLNRGFTAPIEIAYEYSNEQLAALAQHDPDAWARWEAMQMLYTRYLLAQTQAADTTQNDTPAIANLLALVIDVCNATLGDSKLDQAYITRLLSLPSDKYLLQQMQPMNPLSLARAKHQLETTLGMNLADQLMECVAQSPVTQQFDASPEAAGKRALRNLALGWLNLANVEQAKSLATHHYDSANNMTDRLGALRALLLSPVRDDRVEAALAHFYDRFQNDPLVVDKWFAIQASAPGTGLKTVSQLLNHPAFVFRNPNRLRALVFQFCSNNPLGFHAPDGSGYRFWAEQVTRIDQSNPEVAARLARMLDHWAHHIEPLKSHMQAALKSVADTPDISGNTREIVTKALTL is encoded by the coding sequence ATGACTGTATACCGTAACGACTACCAACCATTTCCGTATCACATCCCGACCGTTGCTTTGCAGTTTGACCTAGACCCCGAGGCTACACGGGTCACCTCCTTACTGTCGGTCACTCGGCGCGATGGGGTTGCCGCGCATACCCCCCTCAGACTCGATGCAGAAGACCTCGAATTCGTCAGCGTCAGTCTTAATGGCCAGCCTTGCGCACCTGATCGGTTTGTAGTTGACGACACATCTCTGACAGTTTTGGATCTACCCTCAAGTTGCGAGATAGAAATCGTTTGCATCACACAGCCCGCTCAAAACACCAGCCTCATGGGGTTGTACGTCTCGGGCCACAGTCTATTCACCCAATGCGAGGCTGAGGGTTTTCGGCGTATCACTTACTTTGCCGACAGGCCGGATGTGATGTCGACATACAGCGTGACGTTAAGGGCCAACCGCAGCCAATACCCGGTTCTGTTATCTAACGGCAATCTGGTTGAAGAAACAAACCTCGATGACGGCCGACATGAATGCAAATGGCATGACCCCTTCCCCAAGCCCTGCTACTTGTTTGCGCTCGTGGCAGGTGAGTTTGATTTGCGCCAACAGCAAACCTACACCCGCTCCGGCAAAGCGGTGACCCTGCAAATCTATAGTGATCCGGGCACCTTTGATCGCACTGAATGGGCCATGCAATCACTCGAACGTTCGGTACGCTGGGACGAGAGTCGCTTTGGACTCGAACTTGACCTTGATCGGTTCATGATTGTGGCTGCCCGTGATTTCAACATGGGCGCCATGGAAAACAAGGGCCTGAATATCTTTAACGCCGCCTATGTGCTGGCAGATCCTGAAACCGCCACCGACGCCAACTATCAGGCCATTGAAGCAGTGATCGGCCATGAATACTTCCACAACTGGACTGGCAACCGAGTCACGTGTCGTGATTGGTTCCAGTTAAGTCTGAAAGAAGGTTTGACCGTATTTCGCGACCAGGAATTTACTGCTGACATGCTCGCTGAGGGTCTGGACGAGACCTCGGCAGCCAGTGCGCGTGCAGTCAAACGCATTGACGACGTCATTATGCTCAGGGCCGCCCAGTTCCCCGAGGATGCTGGACCCATGGCTCATCCTATCCGGCCAGAGAGTTTTGAGGAAATCAGCAACTTTTACACTGCGACCGTCTACGAAAAAGGGGCCGAAGTCATACGCATGATGCATACCCTGCTTGGAGAGCAGACATTTCAGTCGGGCATGCAAGAGTATTTTCGGCGCCATGACGGCCAGGCTGTGACCTGCGATGATTATGTCAGCTCACTGGAGTGGGCGTTGCAAGCGGAACACCCGAACCGTAATTTGGACGTCTTTCGTCGCTGGTATAGCCAAGCGGGCACGCCGCATGTCAATGTTGAGCTATCACACGGCCCAGAAGATGCCACACTGACCTTATCCCAGCGATGCGAGATGGTTGGCGTCGAAAAATCCACTGGCTTTGCCAAACAGCCCTTTCATATTCCACTGCGCATTGGCGCCATTGGTGCCGACGGGAGCAAGCGCTACCTGTCCGTTCATGCTGAGGGTGAACAAGCTGTACAAACCGGTGAATCTGTCTTGCTCGAATTGACGCAAACGCAGCAATCTTGGCGAATTTCCGGACTCATCAAAAACGACATCTTGTCGCTAAATCGGGGCTTCACCGCACCAATTGAAATTGCTTATGAATACAGCAATGAGCAACTAGCAGCCTTAGCGCAACACGACCCAGATGCCTGGGCGCGCTGGGAGGCGATGCAAATGCTTTACACCCGCTATTTGCTTGCTCAGACCCAGGCTGCCGACACCACCCAAAACGACACGCCAGCAATTGCAAATTTACTCGCCTTGGTTATAGATGTCTGTAACGCTACTTTGGGCGATTCTAAGCTTGACCAAGCCTACATCACCAGACTACTTAGCCTGCCCTCGGACAAGTATTTGCTACAACAAATGCAACCGATGAACCCGCTGTCATTGGCTCGCGCCAAGCATCAGCTTGAGACCACTCTGGGAATGAATCTGGCTGATCAACTCATGGAATGTGTAGCCCAGTCTCCAGTGACACAGCAGTTTGACGCCTCACCAGAAGCCGCAGGCAAACGGGCGTTACGCAATTTGGCGCTAGGCTGGCTTAATTTAGCCAATGTAGAGCAAGCCAAGTCTTTGGCCACACACCATTACGACAGCGCAAACAACATGACTGACCGCCTCGGCGCTTTGCGTGCGCTATTGCTAAGCCCCGTTCGCGACGATCGGGTCGAGGCGGCGTTGGCCCATTTTTATGATCGATTCCAAAATGACCCCCTGGTAGTGGATAAGTGGTTCGCCATCCAAGCGAGCGCGCCGGGCACCGGTCTAAAGACTGTGTCGCAATTGCTGAATCACCCAGCCTTTGTATTTCGCAACCCGAATCGGCTCCGAGCCCTTGTCTTTCAATTCTGCTCGAATAACCCACTTGGATTCCATGCGCCCGATGGCAGCGGCTATCGCTTCTGGGCCGAGCAGGTCACCCGCATTGACCAATCCAATCCCGAGGTTGCTGCGCGACTAGCGCGTATGCTTGACCACTGGGCTCACCATATCGAGCCACTAAAGTCACACATGCAAGCCGCATTAAAGTCTGTTGCCGATACGCCTGATATATCCGGCAACACCCGTGAGATCGTCACCAAAGCTCTAACCCTGTAG
- a CDS encoding H-NS histone family protein, with product MPRQSYAALQAKIEKEIEKLKKQAQALQNKKRQPVIRSIINSMKEYDITPEEIAAAFGKKGNTKLRGSKISTGKRGSRGPVPAKYRHPDTGETWTGRGKAPRWVTQAEASGRKRDEFLIPTA from the coding sequence ATGCCACGTCAAAGTTATGCTGCATTACAGGCAAAAATTGAAAAAGAAATCGAAAAATTAAAAAAACAGGCGCAAGCTCTGCAAAACAAGAAACGCCAGCCTGTGATTCGTTCGATTATCAATTCGATGAAAGAGTATGACATCACACCCGAGGAAATTGCAGCGGCATTCGGCAAAAAAGGCAACACCAAGCTGCGCGGCAGCAAAATCAGTACCGGCAAACGTGGATCTCGTGGCCCAGTACCTGCCAAATACCGCCATCCAGATACCGGCGAAACCTGGACCGGTCGCGGCAAAGCCCCACGCTGGGTCACACAGGCCGAGGCGTCTGGTCGCAAACGCGACGAATTTCTCATTCCGACCGCTTGA